The following are encoded in a window of Candidatus Methylomirabilis limnetica genomic DNA:
- a CDS encoding FAD-binding oxidoreductase, with protein MDKRRIGEELAAIVGREWVISDPDELTVYECDGMTYQGKALPDVVVLPDSTEQVAEVVRFCDREQLPFLPRGAGTGLSGGAIAIQGGVIVGLNRMNGILEIDLANQRAVVEPGLVNLTLTQAVVDRGYYFAPDPASQAVSSIGGNVAENSGGPHCLKYGTTAMHILGLELVLASGEIVQVGGKTLDCPGYDLTGLFVGSEGTLGIATKVTVRLLRQADAVKTLLASFRTIDAASEVVSEIIATGIIPSALEMMDRHIIKALEAWLHIGYHEGAGAVLLIELDGPAAEIEAQAKGIERICAQHDVLDLRIAKDEQERTLLWRGRKGAVAAVGRITHEFYLQDGVIPRTKLPQVLREVEAIAERNSFVIANVFHAGDGNLHPLICFDSRREGELQKAIAAGAEIMRLCLSVGGSITGEHGIGMEKIDFVPLMYSPDDLEAMRRVRVAFDPSSRCNPGKLLPTTKSCSEANVAYRPHRVEREGLAQRY; from the coding sequence ATGGATAAGCGAAGGATCGGGGAGGAACTGGCAGCAATCGTGGGCCGCGAGTGGGTCATCTCCGACCCGGACGAGTTGACCGTGTACGAGTGCGATGGGATGACGTACCAGGGGAAGGCGCTGCCTGATGTTGTGGTCCTTCCAGACAGCACAGAGCAGGTGGCCGAGGTGGTGAGGTTCTGTGACAGGGAGCAGCTTCCCTTCCTGCCGCGTGGAGCGGGCACCGGGCTATCGGGTGGCGCCATTGCGATTCAGGGCGGGGTCATCGTCGGGCTGAACCGCATGAACGGGATCCTGGAGATCGATCTTGCCAATCAGCGAGCGGTAGTAGAGCCGGGCCTGGTGAATCTTACCCTGACTCAGGCCGTTGTTGATCGTGGGTATTACTTTGCCCCGGATCCTGCGAGTCAAGCCGTCTCCAGTATTGGCGGCAACGTGGCGGAGAACTCCGGAGGCCCCCACTGCCTCAAGTATGGCACCACGGCGATGCATATTCTCGGGCTGGAGCTGGTCCTGGCATCGGGAGAGATTGTGCAGGTTGGCGGGAAGACGCTGGACTGTCCTGGCTATGACCTTACCGGCCTCTTTGTCGGATCGGAAGGGACCTTGGGGATCGCCACGAAGGTGACCGTCCGCCTCCTGCGCCAGGCCGATGCCGTAAAGACGCTGCTGGCCTCATTCCGCACCATCGACGCAGCCAGCGAAGTGGTATCGGAGATCATTGCCACAGGCATTATCCCCTCAGCCCTGGAGATGATGGATCGTCATATCATTAAGGCGCTTGAGGCGTGGTTACATATCGGCTACCATGAAGGCGCCGGCGCGGTGCTACTGATCGAGCTGGATGGGCCGGCTGCGGAGATCGAGGCCCAGGCGAAGGGGATTGAGCGGATTTGCGCCCAGCATGATGTCCTTGACCTTCGCATCGCTAAGGATGAGCAGGAGCGGACCCTCCTCTGGAGGGGACGGAAGGGTGCGGTCGCAGCCGTAGGCCGGATTACCCACGAATTCTACCTGCAGGATGGCGTGATCCCTCGGACCAAACTTCCGCAGGTACTCAGGGAGGTCGAGGCGATTGCGGAGCGCAACTCTTTTGTGATCGCAAATGTCTTCCACGCGGGTGATGGGAACCTCCATCCCCTGATCTGCTTTGATTCCCGCAGGGAAGGAGAGCTGCAGAAGGCTATTGCGGCTGGGGCGGAGATCATGAGACTCTGTCTGTCCGTCGGCGGGAGCATCACGGGGGAGCATGGGATCGGGATGGAGAAGATTGACTTCGTTCCGCTCATGTATAGCCCGGACGATCTCGAGGCGATGCGGAGAGTTCGGGTGGCCTTCGACCCCTCTTCGCGGTGTAACCCCGGCAAGCTCTTACCCACTACCAAATCCTGTAGTGAGGCCAATGTTGCCTATCGGCCACACCGTGTTGAGCGGGAGGGCCTCGCCCAGCGCTACTGA
- the hpnA gene encoding hopanoid-associated sugar epimerase — MLTLVTGGTGFVGAAVVRLLLAEGHAVRALARRGSNLQNLDGLDLELAFGDLLDKETLRHALKGCRRLYHVGAHYSLWEPSSEVFYRVNVDGTRKLLEAAMEEGVERVVYTSTVGTLGYRHDGSPADEETPSCLDQMTGHYKRSKFLAEEEARGAVRRGLPVVIVNPSTPVGPRDIKPTPTGQIIVDFLNRRMPAYIDTGLNFIDVADVARGHLLAAERGRVGERYILGRSNLTLQQLFATLGQIAKLPPPRVRLPYRLILPLAYGNHWISSLITKKPPRIPLEGVKMAKRRMFFDASKAVRELGLPQSPIEQALEEAVRWFTDHGYVTK; from the coding sequence ATGCTGACACTTGTTACGGGTGGGACGGGCTTCGTCGGCGCCGCCGTCGTTCGCCTGTTGCTTGCGGAGGGGCATGCCGTTCGGGCGCTGGCTCGGCGCGGGAGCAACCTCCAAAACCTCGACGGCCTTGACCTTGAGTTGGCCTTTGGCGATCTCCTTGATAAGGAAACCTTACGACACGCTCTCAAGGGGTGCCGAAGGCTCTACCATGTCGGGGCTCACTACTCGCTCTGGGAGCCCTCATCGGAGGTCTTTTACCGGGTCAACGTGGACGGCACCAGAAAGCTCCTGGAAGCCGCCATGGAGGAAGGGGTTGAGCGGGTTGTCTATACCAGTACCGTCGGCACGCTCGGCTATCGGCACGATGGCAGCCCAGCCGACGAGGAGACACCGTCCTGTCTTGACCAGATGACCGGCCACTACAAGCGGTCAAAGTTCCTGGCCGAAGAAGAGGCACGAGGGGCCGTGCGTCGAGGACTGCCGGTCGTGATCGTCAACCCGAGCACTCCGGTCGGACCCCGCGACATTAAACCTACTCCAACGGGTCAGATCATCGTCGATTTCTTGAACCGTCGAATGCCGGCGTATATCGATACTGGCCTGAATTTCATCGACGTAGCAGATGTGGCCCGAGGTCATCTACTCGCCGCCGAACGTGGCCGGGTCGGAGAGCGGTACATCCTCGGCCGGAGCAACCTGACGCTTCAGCAGCTCTTCGCCACCCTGGGACAGATTGCGAAGCTCCCGCCGCCAAGAGTTCGTCTGCCATACCGGCTGATTCTACCGCTGGCCTATGGGAACCACTGGATTTCCTCCCTCATCACCAAGAAGCCGCCACGAATCCCCTTAGAGGGGGTGAAGATGGCCAAGCGGCGCATGTTTTTTGACGCCTCCAAGGCTGTAAGGGAGCTGGGGCTACCGCAATCGCCGATCGAGCAGGCGCTTGAGGAGGCCGTCCGCTGGTTCACCGATCACGGATATGTCACGAAATAA
- a CDS encoding cytochrome c biogenesis CcdA family protein — protein sequence MLGTDGALTIWMALGAGILSFLSPCVLPIFPSYLSFITGLSFSELSGSVNNIRTRRAIILNALCFIFGFSVVFMSLGASFSLLGQLLFDYQQILRKVGGVLVILFGLYIAGFLKFPFLTRTFQFELKDRPAGYLGAFIVGVTFAAGWTPCVGPILGSILLYASTAKTAYTGIMMLGAYSLGLAIPFFLSALALNRFLDYFDRYKRLIPVVSTVGGIFLVFVGGLLLTNYFTILSTYALRLTPQWLWQRL from the coding sequence ATGTTGGGGACCGACGGAGCATTGACCATCTGGATGGCCCTGGGGGCCGGGATCCTTTCCTTCCTCTCACCCTGCGTGCTTCCGATCTTTCCCTCCTACCTCTCCTTCATAACCGGCCTCTCGTTCAGTGAACTATCGGGCTCAGTGAACAATATAAGAACACGCCGGGCGATCATCCTGAACGCCCTCTGCTTCATCTTCGGCTTTTCCGTGGTGTTCATGTCGTTGGGCGCCTCCTTTAGTCTGCTGGGTCAGCTCCTGTTTGACTACCAACAGATTCTCAGGAAGGTCGGGGGCGTGCTGGTCATCCTGTTCGGCCTGTACATTGCCGGTTTCCTCAAGTTCCCTTTTCTCACGCGGACCTTCCAGTTTGAGCTAAAGGATCGACCGGCCGGATATCTGGGCGCGTTCATCGTGGGGGTGACCTTTGCTGCCGGATGGACCCCGTGTGTCGGCCCGATTCTGGGTTCCATCCTGCTGTACGCGAGCACGGCCAAGACTGCCTATACGGGGATCATGATGCTCGGCGCCTACTCGCTCGGCCTCGCCATCCCGTTCTTTTTGAGCGCCCTCGCCCTCAATCGCTTTCTCGACTATTTTGACCGGTACAAACGGTTGATACCGGTTGTGAGTACCGTTGGCGGGATCTTCCTCGTTTTTGTCGGCGGCCTCCTGCTCACCAACTATTTCACGATCCTCTCGACGTATGCGCTTCGCCTGACGCCGCAATGGCTTTGGCAGAGGCTATGA
- a CDS encoding TolC family protein has translation MTALQRKVCPWTMMSVMLLTVLPAVVAGAEDSLSPSFARSRVEVSDDLRRLVVQSAPQAESSRTELTEVGDLRLSLREAVLLALKNNLDIAITSFSPKIKSEDIAIAKAIFDPTFSLTLDANRTVTPTFNVLQGTQVSEIENRDVNTSLTQKLPFGASYTLSLTNNRFDTNSAFAQPPQGFNPSYKTFLNLSITQDLLKNFGVDVNTAPIKIARNNQAISVTQFRQQANQVITSVHSTYWSLVFAIENLEVQRRSLRLARELEDLNRARVRAGVAAPVEVTQAEAQAAARVQDVILAEKAVKDAEDQLKLIVNFPDGERIWARTVLPADTLPFEVAPMNTDASIQEALEKRPEYAAAKLTLQNSDLDLRVKRNQLLPSLQLQGNVGLNGLNSSAGGDLDRLTSGDFTQWSAAMVLTYPLGNRSARSAFTQARLSHDQAGASLLNLKRQIISQVREAVRRIDADVRRVEATRAARALAEEQLRVEQKRLEAGVTTTFNVLSFQRDLAVAQASEIQAITTYNQDLANLDLQKGTILEKNQLEL, from the coding sequence ATGACGGCGTTGCAGCGCAAGGTTTGCCCGTGGACGATGATGTCGGTGATGTTGCTGACTGTTCTGCCTGCTGTCGTGGCGGGGGCGGAGGACAGCCTTTCCCCCTCGTTTGCGCGGAGTCGCGTAGAGGTGTCTGACGATCTGAGGCGCCTGGTCGTTCAGTCGGCGCCCCAAGCGGAATCGAGCCGGACCGAGCTAACAGAGGTGGGTGACCTTCGCCTTTCCCTGCGCGAGGCCGTCCTGCTGGCCCTGAAGAACAACCTCGATATCGCCATCACTAGCTTCAGCCCAAAGATCAAATCCGAGGACATCGCTATCGCAAAGGCCATCTTTGATCCGACCTTCTCCCTCACCCTCGATGCGAACCGGACAGTCACGCCTACATTTAACGTTCTTCAGGGGACACAGGTCAGCGAAATTGAAAACCGCGATGTCAATACCTCTCTCACTCAGAAGCTGCCCTTCGGTGCCAGCTACACGTTGAGCTTGACCAATAACCGGTTTGATACCAACTCGGCTTTTGCTCAACCCCCGCAAGGGTTCAACCCCTCGTACAAGACGTTCCTTAACTTAAGCATTACGCAGGATCTCCTCAAGAACTTCGGCGTCGATGTGAACACGGCCCCCATCAAGATCGCCAGGAATAATCAGGCAATCTCGGTGACGCAGTTCCGTCAGCAGGCGAACCAGGTGATCACCAGCGTTCACAGCACCTACTGGAGTTTGGTGTTTGCGATTGAGAACCTGGAGGTTCAGAGGCGCTCGCTGCGCCTGGCCAGGGAGCTGGAGGATCTCAATAGGGCGCGGGTGCGGGCCGGTGTCGCGGCCCCGGTAGAGGTAACTCAGGCTGAGGCCCAGGCGGCAGCCCGGGTCCAAGATGTCATCCTGGCCGAGAAGGCGGTCAAAGACGCCGAAGATCAACTCAAGCTCATCGTTAACTTCCCTGACGGTGAGCGAATCTGGGCCAGGACGGTTCTTCCGGCTGACACGCTACCCTTTGAGGTGGCGCCGATGAATACCGACGCCAGCATCCAGGAGGCCTTAGAGAAGCGGCCAGAGTACGCCGCAGCAAAGCTCACGCTGCAGAACAGCGATCTCGATCTGCGGGTCAAGCGGAATCAGTTGCTGCCCAGCCTCCAATTGCAGGGTAATGTCGGCCTCAACGGCCTTAACAGCAGCGCCGGCGGCGATCTGGATCGATTGACCTCGGGCGACTTTACGCAATGGTCGGCAGCCATGGTCCTGACGTACCCGTTAGGCAACCGCTCTGCCAGGTCGGCATTTACTCAGGCAAGGCTCAGCCACGATCAGGCTGGAGCGAGCCTGCTGAATCTTAAGCGTCAGATTATCTCTCAGGTTCGGGAGGCGGTCCGGCGAATCGATGCCGATGTCCGGCGCGTAGAGGCCACCAGGGCGGCGCGGGCGCTGGCGGAGGAGCAGCTCCGGGTTGAGCAAAAGCGGCTCGAGGCCGGCGTCACGACCACCTTTAACGTCCTCTCGTTTCAGCGAGACCTGGCGGTAGCCCAGGCCAGCGAGATCCAGGCGATCACAACCTATAATCAGGACTTGGCCAATCTCGATCTTCAGAAAGGCACTATCCTCGAAAAGAATCAGCTCGAGCTGTGA
- the dnaA gene encoding chromosomal replication initiator protein DnaA: MDNNGHGAQVNPINSSTRAHEIWQEALSIIQGKVTRQSFDNWFRPLALESLEDSCVTVQLPNQFFKEWFEDHHLTVLKSVLADLMFASVEVILRIAEPGGQGEPDVKPEPAVRRPVKRFRNESAVLNPKYVFENFVVGSSNQFAHAGCLAVAEQLSKAYNPLFIYGGVGLGKTHLLHAIGHLALKRNNRLRLAYVSSEKFTNDLINAIRFDSTGEFRNRYRSLDLLLIDDIQFIAGKERTQEEFFHTFNDLYDSSKQIVVTSDSLPREIPTLEERLRSRFEWGLIADIQLPDLETKAAILRKKAQADGARIPDDVSLFIAKNVQSSIRELEGSLVRLIAYASLTGRDITLELAQETLKELNAERAKVITLTAIQHTVADFYRVKVEDLKSKGRNQGVVLPRQVAMYLSRTLTASSLPVIGEAFGGKDHTTVIHSCEKIKRRLATDEAFRRQIDSLSQTITS; this comes from the coding sequence GTGGATAACAATGGGCACGGTGCGCAGGTGAATCCGATCAATTCGTCCACCAGGGCACATGAGATCTGGCAAGAGGCCCTCTCAATCATCCAGGGTAAGGTCACACGCCAAAGCTTCGACAATTGGTTTCGCCCCCTGGCCCTGGAGTCGTTGGAAGACTCATGCGTCACGGTTCAGCTCCCGAATCAATTCTTTAAGGAGTGGTTTGAGGACCACCATCTAACTGTACTCAAATCGGTACTCGCGGATCTGATGTTCGCCAGCGTCGAGGTCATCCTCCGCATTGCTGAGCCAGGGGGGCAGGGCGAGCCAGATGTAAAACCCGAACCTGCCGTCAGACGACCAGTGAAGCGATTCCGGAACGAATCTGCAGTCCTCAACCCGAAGTATGTCTTCGAGAACTTCGTCGTAGGGAGCTCCAACCAGTTCGCCCACGCCGGCTGTCTGGCCGTGGCAGAGCAGCTTTCGAAAGCGTACAATCCGCTCTTTATCTATGGGGGCGTTGGCTTAGGGAAGACTCACCTGCTCCATGCCATCGGCCACCTGGCCCTCAAGCGAAATAATAGGCTCAGGCTTGCCTATGTCTCATCCGAGAAGTTTACGAACGACCTGATTAATGCCATCCGTTTCGATTCCACTGGTGAGTTCCGCAACCGCTACCGTAGCCTGGACCTGCTTCTCATCGACGATATCCAGTTTATCGCCGGCAAAGAGCGGACCCAGGAGGAGTTCTTCCATACCTTTAATGATCTGTACGACTCCTCCAAGCAGATCGTGGTCACCTCTGACAGCCTCCCGCGCGAGATCCCCACGCTGGAGGAGCGGCTACGTTCCCGGTTCGAGTGGGGTCTGATCGCTGACATCCAGTTGCCGGACCTCGAGACCAAGGCTGCCATCCTTCGGAAAAAGGCGCAGGCGGATGGCGCGCGGATCCCTGATGATGTCTCACTCTTTATCGCCAAGAACGTGCAGTCAAGTATCCGGGAACTGGAAGGCTCGTTGGTCCGCCTCATCGCCTACGCCTCGCTGACGGGCCGCGACATCACCTTAGAGCTCGCCCAGGAGACACTGAAGGAACTGAACGCCGAGCGGGCCAAGGTCATCACGCTGACCGCCATACAGCACACGGTGGCCGACTTCTATCGCGTCAAGGTCGAGGATCTCAAATCCAAGGGCAGAAACCAGGGTGTGGTTCTGCCGCGCCAGGTCGCCATGTACCTCAGTCGAACACTCACCGCCTCCTCGCTGCCGGTTATCGGCGAGGCGTTCGGCGGAAAGGACCATACGACAGTGATCCACTCCTGCGAGAAGATCAAGCGGAGGCTCGCAACGGATGAGGCATTCCGGCGACAAATCGACTCCCTCTCCCAAACGATCACCTCTTAG
- a CDS encoding FAD-binding oxidoreductase — protein MNFESLRERLAGIVGADHVVAAEFCAPYAVDDKAPRAVVFPADAASLSEVMRLASSERLSVVPWGSGTKIGLGGIPARVDLVVGLKRLNQIIDYEPGDLTATFQAGMLLREAQTSLHRSGQFLPFDPACCEQVTIGGILATNSSGPWRHRYGTARDMVIGIRVVHADGTLTKGGAKVVKSVSGYDMNKLYVGSLGTLGIILEATLRLYPLPAVERTWIATFLTGEAAACAVAQILHSTIVCARVELLSSFAAQSVGRQAGCALPADTVAVAVSVGSISEAVDTQISAIRKLCHQEGAVAGFLVEGSAQESVWRAICDFPSASGDGRSWTMLKASVPLTKVLETIHRAEALGRDLGLESAAVSDAGCGIVRLYWRDETGSPEKDPAAIAKGVEELRRWVLRDGGSLVILSARPAIKASIDVWGPVGNALFLMQKLKQQFDPQGLLNPGRFVGGI, from the coding sequence ATGAACTTTGAAAGCCTGCGAGAGCGGCTGGCTGGCATTGTCGGGGCTGACCATGTTGTAGCGGCGGAGTTCTGTGCCCCATACGCCGTGGATGACAAGGCTCCAAGGGCGGTTGTCTTTCCTGCGGATGCGGCCTCGCTCTCCGAGGTCATGAGGCTCGCATCCTCCGAGCGACTTTCGGTTGTGCCGTGGGGGAGCGGAACGAAGATCGGCCTTGGGGGCATCCCTGCGAGGGTCGATCTGGTTGTTGGGCTAAAGCGGCTCAATCAGATCATCGATTACGAACCGGGCGATCTTACGGCGACCTTTCAGGCCGGGATGCTGCTTCGCGAGGCTCAGACGTCTCTCCATCGCAGCGGTCAGTTTCTGCCCTTCGATCCGGCGTGCTGCGAGCAGGTAACGATCGGGGGTATCCTCGCCACCAATTCGAGCGGCCCGTGGCGGCATCGGTATGGGACCGCCCGCGACATGGTCATCGGGATTCGCGTTGTCCATGCCGATGGCACTCTCACGAAGGGCGGCGCGAAGGTGGTCAAGAGCGTCAGCGGGTACGACATGAACAAACTCTACGTCGGCTCGCTAGGGACTCTTGGGATTATTCTCGAGGCCACCTTGAGGCTCTATCCACTGCCGGCCGTGGAGCGAACCTGGATAGCGACGTTCCTGACGGGTGAGGCGGCTGCGTGTGCGGTAGCTCAGATCCTCCACTCAACCATCGTCTGCGCAAGGGTCGAACTCCTCTCGTCCTTTGCGGCGCAATCGGTTGGCAGGCAGGCCGGCTGTGCTCTTCCGGCGGACACTGTCGCGGTGGCTGTGTCAGTGGGAAGTATATCCGAGGCGGTGGATACCCAGATCTCGGCCATCAGGAAGCTCTGTCACCAGGAGGGGGCCGTGGCTGGATTCCTCGTAGAGGGGAGCGCGCAAGAAAGCGTGTGGAGAGCCATCTGCGACTTTCCGTCAGCGAGCGGCGATGGCCGGAGTTGGACGATGCTGAAGGCGAGTGTCCCGCTGACAAAGGTCCTTGAGACCATTCATCGCGCTGAAGCGCTTGGCCGCGATCTCGGCCTGGAGTCGGCCGCCGTCTCTGATGCCGGCTGCGGGATCGTCCGGCTGTATTGGAGAGATGAGACGGGTTCGCCGGAGAAAGATCCGGCCGCCATCGCGAAGGGGGTTGAGGAGCTTCGGAGATGGGTCCTACGCGATGGTGGAAGCCTGGTGATCCTGTCGGCTCGGCCAGCGATCAAGGCCAGTATCGATGTGTGGGGTCCGGTCGGAAACGCTCTATTCCTGATGCAGAAATTGAAGCAACAATTCGACCCCCAAGGGCTCCTCAACCCTGGTCGTTTCGTGGGAGGAATCTGA
- a CDS encoding RNA polymerase sigma factor encodes MNDRRKDQEPAEGWREASEREAHLIQRAQDGDQQAFEALLRLYDRHVCAIIGSFLRRKQDVEDLAQDVFLKAYLAIGRFRPGAPFGPWLRRITVNTCYDHLRKIRRHAEITFTDMGEGERDFMHLLADKGHPSLGDQVAARDLAERALAGLAPKDRLVITLREVHGLEIAEIASTLGCTRAAAKVRLWRARRVMQAWCQSLIRQEEEAVHREGRGE; translated from the coding sequence ATGAACGACAGGAGGAAAGACCAGGAGCCTGCTGAGGGATGGCGAGAGGCTTCAGAGAGAGAAGCCCATCTCATCCAGCGGGCGCAGGATGGCGACCAGCAAGCCTTCGAGGCCCTACTCAGGCTCTATGACCGGCATGTGTGTGCCATTATTGGTAGCTTTCTCCGGCGGAAGCAGGACGTAGAAGACCTGGCCCAGGATGTCTTTCTGAAAGCGTACCTGGCTATCGGGCGGTTTCGACCGGGGGCCCCATTCGGGCCATGGCTTCGTCGGATCACCGTCAACACCTGTTACGATCACCTCCGGAAAATCCGTCGACACGCCGAGATTACCTTTACCGACATGGGGGAGGGTGAGCGTGATTTCATGCACCTCCTGGCCGATAAGGGGCATCCGTCACTTGGAGACCAGGTTGCGGCCAGAGATCTCGCAGAGCGGGCGCTGGCTGGCCTTGCGCCAAAGGACCGACTGGTCATCACATTGCGGGAGGTTCACGGGCTTGAGATCGCGGAGATCGCCAGCACGCTCGGCTGCACCAGGGCGGCCGCGAAGGTCCGTCTATGGCGGGCGAGACGGGTAATGCAGGCGTGGTGTCAGAGCCTGATCCGTCAGGAAGAAGAGGCAGTACATCGTGAAGGGAGGGGCGAATGA
- a CDS encoding aspartate aminotransferase family protein — MKKSGVSIYEQFRRIHPRSEVLFRRAKVTIAGGLTHDIRHLHPFPIYVDRAQGSSKWDVDGHELIDYWVGHGALILGHGHPAVRGAIAEQLDRGTHYGACHELEVRWAEQVLKLTPWVDRIRFVGSGTEATLLAIRLARAATGRGKIVKFEGHFHGWHDYAVVAVRPPFGRPVSAGVPQGVLDEILICPPNDWDAFMTLASGRDDIAGVILEPGGGSCGTIPTDHDFLTRLREFTHAQGVVLIFDEVISGFRLAPGGAQQRYGIYADLTTLAKILAGGLPGGAVVGSAPLMDQLAFRDDPVWNREERVSHAGTFNANPLSAAAGLATLSLLADGQVQIEVDRAGQTLRNGLTEVIKALGVDACVYGESSIVNLFLGPHRHGLVPDRPSCKSDHHLLMNHPNQEAYHRLRCALILHGVDFPLFHGWVSAAHSDEDIEKTIRAFEAALRLMQDEGVL, encoded by the coding sequence TTGAAGAAGAGCGGGGTATCAATCTACGAGCAGTTTCGCCGGATACATCCTCGTTCGGAGGTTCTGTTCCGTCGAGCCAAGGTGACCATTGCCGGAGGCCTGACCCATGACATCCGGCACCTGCATCCCTTCCCCATCTACGTGGATCGGGCCCAAGGATCTAGTAAGTGGGACGTCGATGGTCACGAGTTAATCGACTACTGGGTGGGACATGGGGCGCTTATCCTTGGCCATGGGCACCCGGCTGTTCGAGGAGCCATTGCCGAGCAGCTTGACCGCGGGACCCACTACGGCGCCTGTCACGAACTGGAGGTTCGGTGGGCCGAGCAGGTGCTGAAGCTTACCCCCTGGGTCGATCGAATTCGCTTCGTCGGCTCGGGGACTGAGGCGACGCTTCTGGCGATCCGGCTCGCTCGGGCTGCAACGGGCAGGGGCAAGATCGTCAAGTTCGAGGGCCACTTTCACGGATGGCACGACTATGCGGTGGTCGCGGTCCGTCCGCCCTTTGGCCGGCCTGTTTCCGCCGGCGTGCCGCAAGGCGTCCTTGATGAGATCCTCATTTGCCCACCGAACGACTGGGATGCTTTCATGACTCTGGCCTCAGGCAGGGACGATATCGCCGGTGTAATCCTGGAGCCTGGGGGTGGCAGTTGCGGCACGATCCCTACCGACCACGACTTCCTGACCCGGCTCCGGGAATTTACCCATGCCCAGGGCGTGGTTCTCATCTTCGACGAGGTGATTAGCGGATTCCGTTTGGCCCCTGGTGGCGCGCAGCAGAGGTATGGGATTTACGCAGACCTGACCACGCTGGCCAAGATCCTGGCCGGGGGGCTCCCTGGTGGGGCCGTAGTCGGTAGCGCCCCTCTGATGGACCAGTTGGCCTTCAGGGACGATCCGGTATGGAACCGGGAAGAGCGGGTGAGCCATGCCGGGACCTTCAACGCGAATCCGCTCTCAGCGGCGGCCGGCCTGGCGACACTCTCGCTTCTGGCTGACGGCCAAGTCCAGATCGAAGTCGATCGTGCAGGACAGACGTTACGGAACGGGCTTACCGAGGTCATCAAGGCACTTGGGGTGGATGCCTGTGTCTACGGTGAATCTTCAATCGTCAACCTCTTCCTCGGGCCTCATCGTCATGGCCTTGTCCCCGACCGACCCTCATGCAAGTCTGACCACCACCTCCTCATGAACCATCCGAACCAGGAGGCCTATCACCGGCTACGGTGCGCACTGATCCTGCACGGCGTCGATTTCCCCCTCTTCCACGGGTGGGTCTCGGCAGCGCACTCGGATGAGGACATCGAGAAGACGATCCGAGCCTTCGAGGCTGCGCTCCGCCTGATGCAGGACGAGGGTGTGCTGTAG